A portion of the Glycine max cultivar Williams 82 chromosome 10, Glycine_max_v4.0, whole genome shotgun sequence genome contains these proteins:
- the LOC102662711 gene encoding polyadenylation and cleavage factor homolog 4 encodes MSEYAVASWLFERDYPHPAVDLGVAKALGRHVEVSERQRKRKQFPASITHSFINGQQHQSPRALIEAYGSDKSQQTSSSKSLLVEPLDINGIDNMSTSLQNTEEEEFDWEDMSPTLLSSTIGFSRERPVVPANATLSEQDASKGWGIRDFRHAPLGEVPRFQNQINYSLGSSQPHDPSKISLHLSNSSQHNFNNRGRARSLTIPPVDNIRNTDINPYLVRPTSFEIRPSTNLNVTRPPTLNPITPLQKRVRNQFEATHTSDPIVNHVNKSSFMPEQSFDRIENKDASISKIHQLPNQHPGLISSNQQNHGQAPQLQFFPSQDPTPSQFSPGSSLQLHDASISTAMSNPLHGIQFPSPVQSFANNPFIRYTSLISSLMSQGVISLANQLPAQDSIGTEFNPDILKVRHESPANALYRDLPRQCKTCGLRFRCQEKHSSHMDWHVTKNRMSKSCKQKPSRKWFASLKLWLSGAEALGTESVPHFLATESIDYEERKDHEEFAVPTEEDQSTCALCGESFDEFYSDEMEEWMYRGAAYLNAPARKTSAGMDRSQLGPIIHAKCRSDSNLQCANEEDTRRKRMRS; translated from the exons ATGAGTGAATATGCAGTTGCTAGCTGGTTATTTGAGAGAGACTATCCTCATCCGGCTGTTGATTTAGGAGTAGCCAAAGCATTAGGTAGACATGTGGAGGTTAGTGAACGGCAACGAAAACGAAAACAATTTCCAGCTTCTATCACACACAGCTTTATCAATGGACAGCAGCATCAAAGTCCAAGAGCTTTAATTGAGGCATATGGTAGTGACAAAAGCCAACAAACTTCAAGCAGCAAGTCTTTGTTAGTTGAACCACTGGATATAAATGGTATAGACAACATGTCAACTTCATTGCAGAATACTGAAGAGGAGGAGTTTGATTGGGAAGATATGAGTCCAACCTTATTGTCTTCAACTATTGGTTTCTCCAGGGAAAGGCCTGTTGTTCCAGCTAATGCAACTTTGTCAGAGCAAGATGCCAGCAAGGGATGGGGTATTAGAGAT TTTCGTCATGCACCATTGGGTGAGGTACCTAGAttccaaaatcaaatcaattataGTCTAGGCTCTTCTCAACCTCATGATCCTTCGAAGATTTCTCTTCATCTGTCTAACTCATCACAACATAACTTTAATAATAGGGGGCGAGCAAGGAGTCTCACGATCCCTCCTGTTGATAACATTCGAAATACTGATATAAACCCATATCTGGTTCGACCTACATCTTTTGAAATAAGGCCTTCTACAAATTTGAATGTCACTCGACCTCCTACCTTAAATCCAATAACTCCATTGCAAAAACGTGTTAGGAATCAGTTTGAAGCTACACATACTAGTGACCCTATTGTGAACCATGTAAATAAATCTTCGTTTATGCCAGAACAGTCATTTGACCGTATTGAGAACAAGGATGCAAGTATTTCTAAGATACATCAGTTGCCTAATCAGCATCCCGGACTAATTTCATCCAACCAGCAAAATCACGGGCAAGCACCACAGCTGCAGTTTTTTCCATCTCAGGATCCAACGCCCTCTCAATTTAGTCCTGGGAGTTCATTGCAGCTACATGATGCTTCTATTAGTACAGCCATGTCAAATCCGTTACATGGTATACAATTCCCTTCACCAGTCCAAAGCTTTGCAAATAACCCTTTCATTAGATATACTAGTTTAATTAGTTCTCTAATGTCTCAAGGCGTGATCTCATTGGCTAACCAGCTGCCTGCACAG GATTCTATTGGAACTGAGTTTAATCCAGATATTCTGAAGGTTCGTCACGAGTCTCCAGCGAACGCCTTGTATCGTGATCTCCCTAGACAATGCAAAACTTGTGGGCTCCGATTCAGATGCCAAGAGAAACACAGTAGTCATATGGATTGGCATGTGACTAAGAATCGGATGTCTAAAAGCTGTAAGCAGAAGCCCTCTCGCAAGTGGTTTGCGAGTCTTAAGCTGTGGCTTAGTGGTGCAGAGGCATTGGGAACAGAATCAGTTCCACATTTTTTGGCAACAGAAAgcatagattatgaagaaaggAAAGATCATGAAGAGTTTGCAGTGCCAACAGAAGAGGACCAGAGTACATGTGCGTTATGTGGAGAGTCTTTTGATGAGTTTTACAGTGATGAAATGGAGGAATGGATGTATAGAGGAGCTGCATACCTCAATGCACCCGCTAGAAAAACATCAGCAGGCATGGATAGGTCACAGTTAGGCCCCATAATTCATGCTAAATGCAGATCAGACTCTAATCTGCAGTGTGCCAATGAAGAGGATACTCGAAGGAAACGAATGCGGAGTTGA